From a region of the Deltaproteobacteria bacterium genome:
- the pssA gene encoding CDP-diacylglycerol--serine O-phosphatidyltransferase: MNTSDKPKFRGVYILPNMMTLASMFSAFLGILWAIDGEFEKCALAILVSCLFDGLDGKLARLTNSTSDFGVQLDSLADLVAFGVTPGIMVYLWQTHIFGRLGILTSFMLMACGALRLARFNISTGSTSKKFFIGLPIPAAACTLASLVLFSPYLPESMSELNVARFSLALIMILSVLMVSNIRYASFKDSNLVRSHRFSATVTALMVFILVASVPKLLAFVFFIGYIVSGPIYSYVYLPLHRSSRLRERSHKLS, encoded by the coding sequence ATGAATACTTCCGACAAGCCCAAATTCCGGGGGGTCTACATACTCCCCAACATGATGACCCTGGCCAGCATGTTCTCGGCCTTTCTGGGGATTCTTTGGGCCATAGACGGAGAATTCGAAAAATGCGCCCTGGCCATCCTGGTCAGTTGCCTCTTTGATGGATTGGACGGAAAACTGGCCCGTCTGACCAACTCGACCTCCGATTTTGGGGTTCAGCTCGACTCTTTGGCCGACCTGGTGGCCTTCGGCGTCACCCCCGGCATCATGGTTTACCTCTGGCAGACCCATATTTTTGGGCGTCTGGGCATCCTGACATCCTTCATGCTCATGGCTTGCGGGGCTCTGCGCCTGGCCCGCTTCAACATCAGCACCGGATCGACTTCCAAGAAATTCTTCATCGGCCTTCCCATTCCGGCTGCGGCCTGCACATTGGCCAGCCTTGTCCTTTTTTCGCCATATCTCCCCGAATCCATGTCCGAACTGAATGTGGCCCGATTCAGTCTGGCCCTGATCATGATTCTTTCCGTGCTGATGGTCAGCAACATCCGGTATGCATCCTTCAAAGATTCGAATCTGGTCCGCTCCCACCGCTTCAGCGCCACAGTCACCGCTCTAATGGTCTTCATCCTGGTGGCCTCAGTGCCCAAACTCCTGGCCTTTGTCTTTTTCATCGGCTACATCGTTTCCGGTCCCATCTACTCCTACGTTTACCTCCCGCTACATCGTTCCAGTCGACTACGAGAGCGCTCGCACAAGCTCTCGTAA